The following coding sequences lie in one Arachis ipaensis cultivar K30076 chromosome B03, Araip1.1, whole genome shotgun sequence genomic window:
- the LOC107630109 gene encoding G-type lectin S-receptor-like serine/threonine-protein kinase At4g27290 isoform X1: protein MDNTIMLSLIFFLPLSFIRTTTSLGSFTSLALNQSLQDGETLVSSGGTFEVGFFSPGNSTNRYLGIWYNNVSPLTVIWVANREIPLESNSGVLKLNQNGALVILNGTNSTIWSSSNNTPGKSSNPIAQVLDSGNLVLKNTETKERNDFLWQSFDYPGDTFVPGGMKIGWDLVTRKEYFLSSWKSDDDPSEGEYFLRIVTKGYPQFFTFKGSKKIFRGGSWNGVGFSGYPTHQLSQYRQRFLMNDKQVFLECDILDKSIVSIYKLRASGLGQTYAWTNQSNTRNVISTGVQDECERFALCGANSVCILDGNLPTCECLKGYVPKFPEQWNISYWSNGCVARNVKSDCVNGSSSDGFWKYTEMKLPDTSFSWFSEILSLEDCRNKCLENCSCTSYSNLYVLDGGSGCLLWFDNMVDMRRFTQGGQDLYIRVPASELDNGRRKKMMLIIGITVGGIIFGLTCACALILRKRGVARLIYRKHYESILKKEEIYLPTFDFSVIVKATQNFSSCNKLGEGGFGPVYKGTLTNGQELAVKRLSKNSGQGLEEFKNEVVLIAKLQHRNLVKLLGCCIEEEDIMLIYEYMPNKSLDNFIFDETRRHLLEWPKRFNIICGIARGLLYLHQDSRLRIIHRDLKTSNILLDANLDPKISDFGLARTLLGDQIEANTTKVAGTYGYMPPEYAVRGHFSTKSDVFSYGVIVLEIVSGKKIREFSDPEQCHNLLGYAWRLWSEGRQLELLDEALGERFTPSEATKCIQVGLLCVQQRPEDRPNMSSVVLKLNGEKLLPNPKVPAFYIERDTIPESDALLENCMSRNEVSITVLEAR, encoded by the exons atggACAACACCATCATGTTATCActtattttctttcttcctctctccttCATACGAACCACCACTTCACTAGGTAGTTTTACTAGTTTAGCTCTGAATCAATCTCTTCAAGACGGCGAGACCTTAGTCTCTTCAGGTGGAACATTTGAAGTTGGTTTCTTCAGCCCTGGAAATTCAACAAACCGATACTTAGGTATATGGTACAATAATGTGTCCCCTTTAACAGTTATATGGGTTGCCAACCGAGAAATACCACTTGAGAGCAATTCCGGAGTTTTGAAACTCAACCAAAACGGTGCACTTGTGATTCTCAATGGCACAAACAGCACAATTTGGTCCTCATCCAACAACACACCGGGGAAATCGAGTAATCCAATCGCGCAAGTCTTGGACTCGGGAAATCTTGTGTTGAAGAATACAGAAACCAAGGAGAGAAATGATTTTCTGTGGCAGAGTTTTGATTATCCAGGCGATACGTTCGTGCCGGGAGGAATGAAGATCGGATGGGACTTAGTAACTCGAAAAGAATATTTCTTATCATCTTGGAAGAGCGACGATGATCCGTCCGAAGGAGAGTATTTTCTAAGAATAGTAACAAAAGGATATCCACAGTTTTTCACATTCAAGGGATCAAAAAAGATATTCAGAGGAGGATCTTGGAATGGAGTGGGTTTTTCAGGTTATCCAACTCATCAACTGTCACAATATAGACAACGATTTCTCATGAATGATAAACAAGTGTTTTTAGAATGCGATATACTTGACAAATCAATTGTCTCAATATATAAACTAAGAGCTTCTGGCTTAGGACAAACTTATGCTTGGACTAATCAGAGTAACACCAGAAATGTCATCTCCACCGGTGTTCAAGACGAGTGCGAACGCTTCGCTTTGTGCGGTGCCAACTCTGTATGCATTCTCGATGGTAATCTTCCAACCTGTGAATGCCTGAAAGGCTATGTTCCTAAGTTTCCTGAACAATGGAATATATCGTATTGGTCTAACGGTTGTGTTGCGAGGAATGTTAAATCTGATTGTGTCAATGGAAGTAGCAGTGATGGGTTCTGGAAATATACAGAGATGAAATTGCCGGACACTTCTTTTTCATGGTTCAGTGAGATCTTGAGCCTTGAGGATTGTCGAAACAAGTGTTTGGAGAATTGTTCTTGTACTTCTTATTCGAACTTGTATGTTCTTGATGGAGGGAGTGGCTGTTTACTTTGGTTTGATAATATGGTTGACATGAGGAGATTCACTCAAGGGGGACAAGATCTTTATATCAGAGTCCCTGCTTCTGAACTAG ATAATGGCCGCAGAAAGAAGATGATGCTGATAATAGGAATAACAGTTGGTGGGATTATTTTTGGATTAACATGTGCCTGCGCATTGATACTCAGAAAGCGAG GGGTAGCAAGATTAATTTACAGGAAGCATTATGAAAGTATACTGAAAAAAGAAGAGATTTATCTACCAACATTTGACTTTTCAGTCATAGTTAAAGCCACTCAAAACTTCTCAAGCTGTAACAAACTAGGTGAAGGTGGTTTCGGACCAGTATACaag GGCACATTGACAAATGGTCAAGAGTTAGCTGTGAAAAGGCTTTCGAAAAATTCTGGACAAGGATTGGAAGAGTTTAAAAATGAAGTGGTGTTGATAGCTAAACTTCAGCATCGTAATCTTGTAAAGCTTCTTGGTTGCTGCATAGAGGAAGAAGACATAATGTTGATCTATGAATATATGCCCAATAAAAGCTTGGACAACTTTATTTTCG ATGAAACTAGAAGGCACCTGCTGGAATGGCCTAAGCGTTTCAATATTATTTGTGGCATTGCTCGAGGACTTCTTTATCTTCATCAAGATTCTAGGTTAAGAATTATTCATAGAGATCTAAAAACCAGCAATATTCTACTTGATGCAAATTTGGATCCAAAAATATCTGATTTTGGCTTAGCTCGAACATTGTTAGGAGATCAAATTGAGGCAAATACAACCAAAGTTGCTGGAACATA TGGTTACATGCCTCCTGAATATGCTGTACGTGGGCATTTCTCTACGAAATCAGACGTCTTCAGTTATGGAGTGATAGTTTTAGAGATTGTAAGTGGAAAAAAGATCAGAGAATTTTCCGATCCAGAACAGTGTCATAATCTTCTTGGATAC GCATGGAGGCTATGGAGTGAAGGAAGACAATTAGAACTACTAGATGAAGCATTAGGGGAAAGGTTCACACCTTCCGAAGCAACAAAATGCATACAAGTTGGCCTATTATGCGTTCAACAAAGGCCAGAAGATAGGCCTAACATGTCATCTGTTGTTTTGAAGCTAAATGGTGAAAAATTATTGCCCAATCCAAAAGTTCCTGCATTTTACATTGAAAGAGATACCATACCTGAATCAGATGCTTTGTTGGAAAATTGCATGTCGCGAAATGAAGTTTCCATCACAGTGTTAGAAGCTAGATAA
- the LOC107630109 gene encoding G-type lectin S-receptor-like serine/threonine-protein kinase At4g27290 isoform X2, with translation MDNTIMLSLIFFLPLSFIRTTTSLGSFTSLALNQSLQDGETLVSSGGTFEVGFFSPGNSTNRYLGIWYNNVSPLTVIWVANREIPLESNSGVLKLNQNGALVILNGTNSTIWSSSNNTPGKSSNPIAQVLDSGNLVLKNTETKERNDFLWQSFDYPGDTFVPGGMKIGWDLVTRKEYFLSSWKSDDDPSEGEYFLRIVTKGYPQFFTFKGSKKIFRGGSWNGVGFSGYPTHQLSQYRQRFLMNDKQVFLECDILDKSIVSIYKLRASGLGQTYAWTNQSNTRNVISTGVQDECERFALCGANSVCILDGNLPTCECLKGYVPKFPEQWNISYWSNGCVARNVKSDCVNGSSSDGFWKYTEMKLPDTSFSWFSEILSLEDCRNKCLENCSCTSYSNLYVLDGGSGCLLWFDNMVDMRRFTQGGQDLYIRVPASELDNGRRKKMMLIIGITVGGIIFGLTCACALILRKRGVARLIYRKHYESILKKEEIYLPTFDFSVIVKATQNFSSCNKLGEGGFGPVYKGTLTNGQELAVKRLSKNSGQGLEEFKNEVVLIAKLQHRNLVKLLGCCIEEEDIMLIYEYMPNKSLDNFIFDETRRHLLEWPKRFNIICGIARGLLYLHQDSRLRIIHRDLKTSNILLDANLDPKISDFGLARTLLGDQIEANTTKVAGTYGYMPPEYAVRGHFSTKSDVFSYGVIVLEIAWRLWSEGRQLELLDEALGERFTPSEATKCIQVGLLCVQQRPEDRPNMSSVVLKLNGEKLLPNPKVPAFYIERDTIPESDALLENCMSRNEVSITVLEAR, from the exons atggACAACACCATCATGTTATCActtattttctttcttcctctctccttCATACGAACCACCACTTCACTAGGTAGTTTTACTAGTTTAGCTCTGAATCAATCTCTTCAAGACGGCGAGACCTTAGTCTCTTCAGGTGGAACATTTGAAGTTGGTTTCTTCAGCCCTGGAAATTCAACAAACCGATACTTAGGTATATGGTACAATAATGTGTCCCCTTTAACAGTTATATGGGTTGCCAACCGAGAAATACCACTTGAGAGCAATTCCGGAGTTTTGAAACTCAACCAAAACGGTGCACTTGTGATTCTCAATGGCACAAACAGCACAATTTGGTCCTCATCCAACAACACACCGGGGAAATCGAGTAATCCAATCGCGCAAGTCTTGGACTCGGGAAATCTTGTGTTGAAGAATACAGAAACCAAGGAGAGAAATGATTTTCTGTGGCAGAGTTTTGATTATCCAGGCGATACGTTCGTGCCGGGAGGAATGAAGATCGGATGGGACTTAGTAACTCGAAAAGAATATTTCTTATCATCTTGGAAGAGCGACGATGATCCGTCCGAAGGAGAGTATTTTCTAAGAATAGTAACAAAAGGATATCCACAGTTTTTCACATTCAAGGGATCAAAAAAGATATTCAGAGGAGGATCTTGGAATGGAGTGGGTTTTTCAGGTTATCCAACTCATCAACTGTCACAATATAGACAACGATTTCTCATGAATGATAAACAAGTGTTTTTAGAATGCGATATACTTGACAAATCAATTGTCTCAATATATAAACTAAGAGCTTCTGGCTTAGGACAAACTTATGCTTGGACTAATCAGAGTAACACCAGAAATGTCATCTCCACCGGTGTTCAAGACGAGTGCGAACGCTTCGCTTTGTGCGGTGCCAACTCTGTATGCATTCTCGATGGTAATCTTCCAACCTGTGAATGCCTGAAAGGCTATGTTCCTAAGTTTCCTGAACAATGGAATATATCGTATTGGTCTAACGGTTGTGTTGCGAGGAATGTTAAATCTGATTGTGTCAATGGAAGTAGCAGTGATGGGTTCTGGAAATATACAGAGATGAAATTGCCGGACACTTCTTTTTCATGGTTCAGTGAGATCTTGAGCCTTGAGGATTGTCGAAACAAGTGTTTGGAGAATTGTTCTTGTACTTCTTATTCGAACTTGTATGTTCTTGATGGAGGGAGTGGCTGTTTACTTTGGTTTGATAATATGGTTGACATGAGGAGATTCACTCAAGGGGGACAAGATCTTTATATCAGAGTCCCTGCTTCTGAACTAG ATAATGGCCGCAGAAAGAAGATGATGCTGATAATAGGAATAACAGTTGGTGGGATTATTTTTGGATTAACATGTGCCTGCGCATTGATACTCAGAAAGCGAG GGGTAGCAAGATTAATTTACAGGAAGCATTATGAAAGTATACTGAAAAAAGAAGAGATTTATCTACCAACATTTGACTTTTCAGTCATAGTTAAAGCCACTCAAAACTTCTCAAGCTGTAACAAACTAGGTGAAGGTGGTTTCGGACCAGTATACaag GGCACATTGACAAATGGTCAAGAGTTAGCTGTGAAAAGGCTTTCGAAAAATTCTGGACAAGGATTGGAAGAGTTTAAAAATGAAGTGGTGTTGATAGCTAAACTTCAGCATCGTAATCTTGTAAAGCTTCTTGGTTGCTGCATAGAGGAAGAAGACATAATGTTGATCTATGAATATATGCCCAATAAAAGCTTGGACAACTTTATTTTCG ATGAAACTAGAAGGCACCTGCTGGAATGGCCTAAGCGTTTCAATATTATTTGTGGCATTGCTCGAGGACTTCTTTATCTTCATCAAGATTCTAGGTTAAGAATTATTCATAGAGATCTAAAAACCAGCAATATTCTACTTGATGCAAATTTGGATCCAAAAATATCTGATTTTGGCTTAGCTCGAACATTGTTAGGAGATCAAATTGAGGCAAATACAACCAAAGTTGCTGGAACATA TGGTTACATGCCTCCTGAATATGCTGTACGTGGGCATTTCTCTACGAAATCAGACGTCTTCAGTTATGGAGTGATAGTTTTAGAGATT GCATGGAGGCTATGGAGTGAAGGAAGACAATTAGAACTACTAGATGAAGCATTAGGGGAAAGGTTCACACCTTCCGAAGCAACAAAATGCATACAAGTTGGCCTATTATGCGTTCAACAAAGGCCAGAAGATAGGCCTAACATGTCATCTGTTGTTTTGAAGCTAAATGGTGAAAAATTATTGCCCAATCCAAAAGTTCCTGCATTTTACATTGAAAGAGATACCATACCTGAATCAGATGCTTTGTTGGAAAATTGCATGTCGCGAAATGAAGTTTCCATCACAGTGTTAGAAGCTAGATAA
- the LOC107630109 gene encoding G-type lectin S-receptor-like serine/threonine-protein kinase SD1-1 isoform X4, with protein sequence MMLIIGITVGGIIFGLTCACALILRKRGVARLIYRKHYESILKKEEIYLPTFDFSVIVKATQNFSSCNKLGEGGFGPVYKGTLTNGQELAVKRLSKNSGQGLEEFKNEVVLIAKLQHRNLVKLLGCCIEEEDIMLIYEYMPNKSLDNFIFDETRRHLLEWPKRFNIICGIARGLLYLHQDSRLRIIHRDLKTSNILLDANLDPKISDFGLARTLLGDQIEANTTKVAGTYGYMPPEYAVRGHFSTKSDVFSYGVIVLEIVSGKKIREFSDPEQCHNLLGYAWRLWSEGRQLELLDEALGERFTPSEATKCIQVGLLCVQQRPEDRPNMSSVVLKLNGEKLLPNPKVPAFYIERDTIPESDALLENCMSRNEVSITVLEAR encoded by the exons ATGATGCTGATAATAGGAATAACAGTTGGTGGGATTATTTTTGGATTAACATGTGCCTGCGCATTGATACTCAGAAAGCGAG GGGTAGCAAGATTAATTTACAGGAAGCATTATGAAAGTATACTGAAAAAAGAAGAGATTTATCTACCAACATTTGACTTTTCAGTCATAGTTAAAGCCACTCAAAACTTCTCAAGCTGTAACAAACTAGGTGAAGGTGGTTTCGGACCAGTATACaag GGCACATTGACAAATGGTCAAGAGTTAGCTGTGAAAAGGCTTTCGAAAAATTCTGGACAAGGATTGGAAGAGTTTAAAAATGAAGTGGTGTTGATAGCTAAACTTCAGCATCGTAATCTTGTAAAGCTTCTTGGTTGCTGCATAGAGGAAGAAGACATAATGTTGATCTATGAATATATGCCCAATAAAAGCTTGGACAACTTTATTTTCG ATGAAACTAGAAGGCACCTGCTGGAATGGCCTAAGCGTTTCAATATTATTTGTGGCATTGCTCGAGGACTTCTTTATCTTCATCAAGATTCTAGGTTAAGAATTATTCATAGAGATCTAAAAACCAGCAATATTCTACTTGATGCAAATTTGGATCCAAAAATATCTGATTTTGGCTTAGCTCGAACATTGTTAGGAGATCAAATTGAGGCAAATACAACCAAAGTTGCTGGAACATA TGGTTACATGCCTCCTGAATATGCTGTACGTGGGCATTTCTCTACGAAATCAGACGTCTTCAGTTATGGAGTGATAGTTTTAGAGATTGTAAGTGGAAAAAAGATCAGAGAATTTTCCGATCCAGAACAGTGTCATAATCTTCTTGGATAC GCATGGAGGCTATGGAGTGAAGGAAGACAATTAGAACTACTAGATGAAGCATTAGGGGAAAGGTTCACACCTTCCGAAGCAACAAAATGCATACAAGTTGGCCTATTATGCGTTCAACAAAGGCCAGAAGATAGGCCTAACATGTCATCTGTTGTTTTGAAGCTAAATGGTGAAAAATTATTGCCCAATCCAAAAGTTCCTGCATTTTACATTGAAAGAGATACCATACCTGAATCAGATGCTTTGTTGGAAAATTGCATGTCGCGAAATGAAGTTTCCATCACAGTGTTAGAAGCTAGATAA
- the LOC107630112 gene encoding G-type lectin S-receptor-like serine/threonine-protein kinase At4g27290: protein MGNFKMLLILLFLVSYMRGSTSLHNLGMSECIRDGGETLLSADASFELGFFSPGTSTNRYLGVWYTDVSGKQTVVWVANRETPLHNKSGILMLNEMGILQLRTGANATILWSSKVSDEAFNLSNSTAELFDSGNLVVKSGQDEGSFLWQSFDYPCDTLMPGMKLGLKSGIDRYLSSWKSTDDPAVGEYSIKIDRKGYPQLVQMKGSFINAREGSWNGIYFTGYPNLQQSIFKREFVFSDREVYYEFDILDRSIFKIFRATPSGGWENMVWTSQTAETTTSGGQDACDSYAFCGSNSVCNIGDNVASCECLKGYVPKFPQQWNVSYWSNGCVRKTSSTCNNTQGFLRYKDMKLPDTSSSWFNNAMNLEECQKTCLKNCSCTAYANLDIRNGGTGCLLWFDHLIDIRQFSQEGQDLYIKVPSSELANDHGNKKIKTVAIAVGMIIFGLICWVTIMLIKYPGFARNIRKNKQRQDVDLPIFDFSVLAKATDNFSSNKKLGEGGFGPVYKATINGQELAVKRLSKKSGQGSEEFKNEVVLIAKLQHRNLVKLLGCCIQGEEKILVYEYMPNKSLDHFVFDETRRKAVDWLKRFNIIGGIARGLLYLHQDSRLKIIHRDLKTSNILLDANLNPKISDFGLARTFFGDQVEANTNRVAGTYGYMPPEYAVHGQFSEKSDVFSYGVIVLELLSAKRNREFSDSENYLNLLGHAWRLWTEDRPLELLDEVIRENCNHFEAIRCIQVGLLCVQQRPEDRPSMSLVLLMLNGEKMLPKPKFPGFYIDRGVQL, encoded by the exons ATGGGAAACTTCAAAATGTTACTTATTTTGTTATTTCTAGTATCCTACATGAGAGGCTCGACTTCTTTACACAATTTAGGAATGAGTGAATGTATTCGTGATGGTGGCGAGACTTTGCTTTCAGCTGATGCAAGTTTCGAACTGGGTTTCTTCAGCCCTGGAACTTCAACAAATCGATATTTGGGTGTCTGGTACACAGATGTATCAGGAAAGCAAACAGTTGTGTGGGTGGCCAACAGAGAAACACCACTCCACAACAAGTCAGGGATCCTCATGTTAAACGAAATGGGGATTCTTCAACTTCGCACCGGGGCAAACGCTACTATTCTTTGGTCGTCCAAGGTATCAGACGAAGCCTTTAATTTGAGTAATTCAACAGCAGAGCTCTTTGATTCAGGAAATCTTGTGGTGAAAAGTGGGCAGGATGAGGGCAGCTTCTTGTGGCAGAGTTTTGATTATCCCTGTGACACTTTGATGCCGGGAATGAAGCTCGGACTAAAATCTGGCATAGATAGATATTTGTCAAGCTGGAAAAGTACAGATGACCCTGCAGTGGGAGAATATTCCATCAAAATTGATCGTAAAGGGTATCCGCAACTAGTTCAGATGAAAGGATCCTTCATTAACGCTAGAGAGGGCTCATGGAATGGCATTTATTTCACTGGATATCCGAATCTGCAACAGAGCATTTTTAAACGAGAATTTGTATTCAGTGATAGAGAGGTGTATTATGAGTTTGATATACTTGATAgatcaattttcaaaatatttagaGCGACCCCTTCAGGTGGTTGGGAAAACATGGTATGGACAAGTCAAACTGCGGAAACTACTACGTCCGGGGGGCAGGATGCATGCGACAGTTATGCATTCTGCGGTTCGAATtctgtatgcaacattggtgataATGTTGCATCATGTGAATGCCTCAAAGGATATGTTCCCAAGTTTCCTCAACAATGGAATGTGTCATATTGGTCCAATGGTTGTGTTAGAAAGACTTCATCGACGTGTAATAACACACAAGGCTTCTTGAGGTACAAAGACATGAAATTGCCGGACACATCTTCTTCATGGTTTAATAACGCAATGAATCTTGAGGAATGTCAGAAGACATGCTTGAAAAATTGTTCTTGTACGGCTTATGCGAATTTGGATATTCGTAATGGAGGAACTGGTTGTCTGCTTTGGTTTGATCACCTTATTGACATTCGGCAATTCTCACAAGAGGGTCAAGACCTGTACATCAAAGTCCCTAGTTCTGAGTTAG CTAATGACCATGGAAACAAGAAGATAAAGACGGTAGCAATTGCTGTTGGAATGATTATTTTTGGATTAATCTGTTGGGTTACCATAATGCTAATTAAATATCCAG GGTTCgcaagaaatataaggaaaaataAACAAAGACAAGATGTTGATCTCCCAATATTTGATTTCTCAGTCTTAGCTAAAGCTACAGACAACTTTTCAAGCAACAAAAAACTTGGAGAAGGTGGTTTTGGACCAGTATACAAG gCTACTATAAATGGTCAAGAACTAGCAGTTAAAAGACTTTCAAAAAAGTCTGGCCAAGGAtcagaagaattcaaaaatgagGTAGTGTTAATAGCCAAGCTTCAACATCGTAATCTTGTAAAACTTCTTGGTTGTTGCATTCAGGGGGAAGAAAAAATATTGGTCTATGAATACATGCCTAACAAAAGCTTGGATCACTTTGTTTTTG ATGAAACAAGAAGAAAGGCCGTAGATTGGCTTAAGCGTTTTAACATTATTGGCGGCATTGCTCGAGGACTTCTTTATCTCCATCAAGATTCTAGACTAAAGATTATACATAGAGATCTTAAAACTAGTAATATTCTTTTGGATGCAAATTTAAATCCCAAAATATCAGATTTTGGCTTGGCTCGAACATTTTTTGGTGATCAAGTTGAGGCAAATACAAATAGAGTTGCTGGAACATA TGGTTATATGCCTCCTGAATATGCAGTACATGGACAATTTTCAGAGAAATCAGATGTATTTAGTTATGGTGTGATAGTATTAGAGTTGTTAAGTGCGAAACGAAATAGGGAATTCTCAGATTCCGAAAACTATCTTAATCTACTTGGACAT GCATGGAGATTATGGACTGAGGATAGGCCACTGGAACTATTGGATGAAGTGATAAGGGAAAATTGCAACCATTTTGAAGCCATAAGATGCATACAAGTGGGCTTACTATGTGTGCAACAAAGACCAGAAGATAGGCCAAGTATGTCATTGGTGCTTCTAATGCTAAATGGCGAGAAAATGTTGCCCAAACCAAAATTTCCTGGATTTTACATTGATAGAGGTGTTCAACTTTAA
- the LOC107630109 gene encoding G-type lectin S-receptor-like serine/threonine-protein kinase At4g27290 isoform X3, which yields MDNTIMLSLIFFLPLSFIRTTTSLGSFTSLALNQSLQDGETLVSSGGTFEVGFFSPGNSTNRYLGIWYNNVSPLTVIWVANREIPLESNSGVLKLNQNGALVILNGTNSTIWSSSNNTPGKSSNPIAQVLDSGNLVLKNTETKERNDFLWQSFDYPGDTFVPGGMKIGWDLVTRKEYFLSSWKSDDDPSEGEYFLRIVTKGYPQFFTFKGSKKIFRGGSWNGVGFSGYPTHQLSQYRQRFLMNDKQVFLECDILDKSIVSIYKLRASGLGQTYAWTNQSNTRNVISTGVQDECERFALCGANSVCILDGNLPTCECLKGYVPKFPEQWNISYWSNGCVARNVKSDCVNGSSSDGFWKYTEMKLPDTSFSWFSEILSLEDCRNKCLENCSCTSYSNLYVLDGGSGCLLWFDNMVDMRRFTQGGQDLYIRVPASELDNGRRKKMMLIIGITVGGIIFGLTCACALILRKRGVARLIYRKHYESILKKEEIYLPTFDFSVIVKATQNFSSCNKLGEGGFGPVYKGTLTNGQELAVKRLSKNSGQGLEEFKNEVVLIAKLQHRNLVKLLGCCIEEEDIMLIYEYMPNKSLDNFIFDETRRHLLEWPKRFNIICGIARGLLYLHQDSRLRIIHRDLKTSNILLDANLDPKISDFGLARTLLGDQIEANTTKVAGT from the exons atggACAACACCATCATGTTATCActtattttctttcttcctctctccttCATACGAACCACCACTTCACTAGGTAGTTTTACTAGTTTAGCTCTGAATCAATCTCTTCAAGACGGCGAGACCTTAGTCTCTTCAGGTGGAACATTTGAAGTTGGTTTCTTCAGCCCTGGAAATTCAACAAACCGATACTTAGGTATATGGTACAATAATGTGTCCCCTTTAACAGTTATATGGGTTGCCAACCGAGAAATACCACTTGAGAGCAATTCCGGAGTTTTGAAACTCAACCAAAACGGTGCACTTGTGATTCTCAATGGCACAAACAGCACAATTTGGTCCTCATCCAACAACACACCGGGGAAATCGAGTAATCCAATCGCGCAAGTCTTGGACTCGGGAAATCTTGTGTTGAAGAATACAGAAACCAAGGAGAGAAATGATTTTCTGTGGCAGAGTTTTGATTATCCAGGCGATACGTTCGTGCCGGGAGGAATGAAGATCGGATGGGACTTAGTAACTCGAAAAGAATATTTCTTATCATCTTGGAAGAGCGACGATGATCCGTCCGAAGGAGAGTATTTTCTAAGAATAGTAACAAAAGGATATCCACAGTTTTTCACATTCAAGGGATCAAAAAAGATATTCAGAGGAGGATCTTGGAATGGAGTGGGTTTTTCAGGTTATCCAACTCATCAACTGTCACAATATAGACAACGATTTCTCATGAATGATAAACAAGTGTTTTTAGAATGCGATATACTTGACAAATCAATTGTCTCAATATATAAACTAAGAGCTTCTGGCTTAGGACAAACTTATGCTTGGACTAATCAGAGTAACACCAGAAATGTCATCTCCACCGGTGTTCAAGACGAGTGCGAACGCTTCGCTTTGTGCGGTGCCAACTCTGTATGCATTCTCGATGGTAATCTTCCAACCTGTGAATGCCTGAAAGGCTATGTTCCTAAGTTTCCTGAACAATGGAATATATCGTATTGGTCTAACGGTTGTGTTGCGAGGAATGTTAAATCTGATTGTGTCAATGGAAGTAGCAGTGATGGGTTCTGGAAATATACAGAGATGAAATTGCCGGACACTTCTTTTTCATGGTTCAGTGAGATCTTGAGCCTTGAGGATTGTCGAAACAAGTGTTTGGAGAATTGTTCTTGTACTTCTTATTCGAACTTGTATGTTCTTGATGGAGGGAGTGGCTGTTTACTTTGGTTTGATAATATGGTTGACATGAGGAGATTCACTCAAGGGGGACAAGATCTTTATATCAGAGTCCCTGCTTCTGAACTAG ATAATGGCCGCAGAAAGAAGATGATGCTGATAATAGGAATAACAGTTGGTGGGATTATTTTTGGATTAACATGTGCCTGCGCATTGATACTCAGAAAGCGAG GGGTAGCAAGATTAATTTACAGGAAGCATTATGAAAGTATACTGAAAAAAGAAGAGATTTATCTACCAACATTTGACTTTTCAGTCATAGTTAAAGCCACTCAAAACTTCTCAAGCTGTAACAAACTAGGTGAAGGTGGTTTCGGACCAGTATACaag GGCACATTGACAAATGGTCAAGAGTTAGCTGTGAAAAGGCTTTCGAAAAATTCTGGACAAGGATTGGAAGAGTTTAAAAATGAAGTGGTGTTGATAGCTAAACTTCAGCATCGTAATCTTGTAAAGCTTCTTGGTTGCTGCATAGAGGAAGAAGACATAATGTTGATCTATGAATATATGCCCAATAAAAGCTTGGACAACTTTATTTTCG ATGAAACTAGAAGGCACCTGCTGGAATGGCCTAAGCGTTTCAATATTATTTGTGGCATTGCTCGAGGACTTCTTTATCTTCATCAAGATTCTAGGTTAAGAATTATTCATAGAGATCTAAAAACCAGCAATATTCTACTTGATGCAAATTTGGATCCAAAAATATCTGATTTTGGCTTAGCTCGAACATTGTTAGGAGATCAAATTGAGGCAAATACAACCAAAGTTGCTGGAACATA G